The Hevea brasiliensis isolate MT/VB/25A 57/8 chromosome 1, ASM3005281v1, whole genome shotgun sequence genome has a window encoding:
- the LOC110645956 gene encoding protein CURVATURE THYLAKOID 1C, chloroplastic-like isoform X1, with product MASIVASLPPPALVVPRRSILFRNPLKLLVSSIRERQNCVAVVVKAAGESSESSTSLSIVKSVQNIWDKSEDRLAIVGLGFAAIVALWASANLISAIDKLPLIPTVLELIGILYSSWFVYRYLLFKPEREELFQIINKSVSDVLGL from the exons ATGGCTTCCATTGTTGCAAGTTTGCCTCCTCCAGCACTGGTGGTCCCTCGTAGAAGCATCCTTTTCAGGAATCCTCTAAAACTTCTAGTTTCTTCCATTAGAG AGAGACAGAATTGTGTGGCTGTTGTTGTGAAGGCTGCTGGAGAAAGCTCCGAGTCATCAACCTCTCTTAGCATTGTTAAGTCCGTACAGAATATT TGGGATAAATCTGAAGATCGGCTGGCCATTGTTGGCTTGGGGTTTGCAGCTATAGTAGCTCTATGGGCATCAGCAAATCTCATATCC GCTATTGACAAGTTGCCGCTTATCCCAACTGTGCTAGAACTTATTGGCATTCTATACTCTTCG TGGTTTGTATATCGATATCTCCTATTCAAACCTGAGCG GGAAGAGCTATTTCAGATCATCAACAAGTCAGTATCTGACGTTTTGGGCCTGTAA
- the LOC110645956 gene encoding protein CURVATURE THYLAKOID 1C, chloroplastic-like isoform X2, translating to MASIVASLPPPALVVPRRSILFRNPLKLLVSSIRERQNCVAVVVKAAGESSESSTSLSIVKSVQNIWDKSEDRLAIVGLGFAAIVALWASANLISWFVYRYLLFKPEREELFQIINKSVSDVLGL from the exons ATGGCTTCCATTGTTGCAAGTTTGCCTCCTCCAGCACTGGTGGTCCCTCGTAGAAGCATCCTTTTCAGGAATCCTCTAAAACTTCTAGTTTCTTCCATTAGAG AGAGACAGAATTGTGTGGCTGTTGTTGTGAAGGCTGCTGGAGAAAGCTCCGAGTCATCAACCTCTCTTAGCATTGTTAAGTCCGTACAGAATATT TGGGATAAATCTGAAGATCGGCTGGCCATTGTTGGCTTGGGGTTTGCAGCTATAGTAGCTCTATGGGCATCAGCAAATCTCATATCC TGGTTTGTATATCGATATCTCCTATTCAAACCTGAGCG GGAAGAGCTATTTCAGATCATCAACAAGTCAGTATCTGACGTTTTGGGCCTGTAA
- the LOC110645958 gene encoding transcription factor MYB106-like, translated as MVKTSPYCDHKVELKKGQWILEEDQKLFAYIQEHGHGSWKTLPARAGLKRCGKSCRLRWNNYLRPDIKRGKFSLHEEQTIIQLHALLGNRWSVIATYLPKRTDNEIKNHWNSHLKKRLHKMGIDPTTHKPRADAFGYGGTYSKDAANLRHIAQWESTRLQAEARLVRESQQLIMPSNDSLKARPKCLDVLKAWELIVSGMFSVDGDCKFSGFDDNSAAKILNGDRRGELPLQGGNNEEEYSNQIQQVEERLGISYKAVHETSTYCSSDNNAWIMESFGAAENIMEGFRDGLGFDRDSVLMAGDSRNCWNSLLNLVDASTSGSLLF; from the exons ATGGTGAAGACTAGTCCCTACTGTGATCACAAGGTGGAGTTGAAGAAAGGACAATGGATTCTCGAAGAAGACCAGAAGCTCTTTGCTTACATTCAAGAACATGGCCATGGAAGCTGGAAAACCTTGCCTGCCAGAGCTG GACTTAAAAGATGCGGAAAGAGCTGCAGACTTAGGTGGAATAACTATCTCAGACCAGATATTAAGAGAGGAAAGTTCAGTTTGCATGAAGAGCAGACCATCATTCAACTTCATGCCCTTCTTGGAAACAG GTGGTCGGTCATAGCAACATACTTGCCCAAACGAACAGATAATGAGATCAAGAACCATTGGAACTCACATCTAAAGAAAAGATTACACAAAATGGGCATTGATCCAACCACCCACAAACCAAGAGCCGATGCCTTTGGCTATGGTGGAACCTACTCTAAAGACGCTGCAAATTTAAGACACATTGCTCAATGGGAAAGCACTCGTCTTCAAGCCGAAGCAAGATTGGTCCGCGAGTCACAGCAACTCATCATGCCATCTAATGACTCTCTCAAAGCTAGACCAAAATGCCTTGACGTCCTCAAAGCTTGGGAACTTATAGTTTCCGGCATGTTCTCCGTCGACGGTGACTGCAAATTCTCCGGATTTGATGACAATTCAGCCGCTAAAATACTTAATGGTGATCGCAGAGGAGAATTGCCTCTTCAAGGCGGAAATAATGAAGAGGAATATTCTAACCAAATCCAACAAGTGGAAGAAAGATTGGGTATAAGTTATAAGGCAGTGCATGAAACGAGCacttactgttccagtgataatAATGCATGGATTATGGAAAGTTTTGGGGCAGCAGAGAATATTATGGAGGGATTTAGGGATGGTTTGGGTTTTGACCGCGACTCAGTGCTCATGGCAGGAGATAGCAGGAATTGCTGGAACAGCTTGCTCAATTTGGTAGATGCTTCAACGTCTGGTTCTCTCCTGTTTTGA